The nucleotide window ATCACCATGAATTCAGTGGAACTATCAAGGGAGTTCCTTTTGTCGATGTGCGTGCTGGCTTGGGTGCTACCTGCACACTGGTGACCAAATATCTGATGGAACAGAAACTCGATCCATCGGAAGAAATTGCCACCGCACTCTTTTACGGCATCGAATCGGAACTGACAGGGTATCCACGGGAAGCAACGCCCCAAGATGATGGAGCGCTGCTTTATCTCTATCAGTATGCCAGCAAGGATTTACTGGCAGAGATCAAGTCAGCACGTTTACCTTTGCCTTACTTTGAAACACTAATACAAGCATTGCAGAATTCGTTTATCTACGATCATCTGATCATGTCGTGGGCTGGTGATCTGGCTCAGCCTGAACTGGCAGCAGAGATTGCAGACTTCCTCATTCGGTTTGAAGAAGTGGCCTGGGCATTTGTGTGTGGCGTATACGAGAACAACCTGATCATGTCGGTTCGCACGGTCAATGCAAAAGGCAGAGCAGGGGAACTGCTACAGGAAGTAGTGGAAGACCTGGGCAAGGCAGGCGGGCATGATCGTCGTGCTGGCGGCTCGATTCCACTCGAAAGCACGGCTCCTTCGGCCCTGGAAAATATCAGGACGATTTTGCGCAAGAACCTGCTGAATGCGCTGGATATTGATGAGCAGCGAGGGCAACGGCTGGTAGCTCGTCGTGAATTGCTGGAAAGCATAC belongs to Planctomycetia bacterium and includes:
- a CDS encoding DHH family phosphoesterase, coding for MAASSAAGKQHASKNGDHEPGGQGTSHKLLEHLADYKGIILVSHVHPDPDSLGSMLALAYLFKKKLKKNSIITRDGFIGRAENQAMVRCLDIDLKPIEEITWKDNCAVVMVDSQPNTGRHTIPEDVEIAAIIDHHEFSGTIKGVPFVDVRAGLGATCTLVTKYLMEQKLDPSEEIATALFYGIESELTGYPREATPQDDGALLYLYQYASKDLLAEIKSARLPLPYFETLIQALQNSFIYDHLIMSWAGDLAQPELAAEIADFLIRFEEVAWAFVCGVYENNLIMSVRTVNAKGRAGELLQEVVEDLGKAGGHDRRAGGSIPLESTAPSALENIRTILRKNLLNALDIDEQRGQRLVARRELLESIQG